Proteins encoded within one genomic window of Microbacterium sp. LKL04:
- a CDS encoding uroporphyrinogen-III synthase produces the protein MNTSAATAPKPLKGWRVLVPRGGPWGDSVAAALRAQGATPVIAPLINFAPSEDPTDLESALRDLAAGAFDWVTLTSSTTVDVLHAYRAVIPHSTRVAAVGETTAAALGAVGYRVDLVPEDDNSAAGMAAQLIALEETPTRVLTLRSELAKPVLTRLLEEAGHDVRSVIAYRTVGVPVTEKVATDVRSGRINAILVTSGSVAEQVHEQFPEIPESTVIAAIGPRTAKDARRAGLGVSVTAKEQTVAGLISAVGQFPLPHAIDELAPPTGSFPRIQG, from the coding sequence ATGAACACATCCGCTGCGACAGCACCGAAGCCCCTCAAGGGCTGGCGTGTGCTGGTTCCGCGCGGAGGTCCGTGGGGCGACAGCGTCGCCGCTGCGCTGCGTGCACAGGGGGCGACGCCCGTCATCGCGCCGCTCATCAACTTCGCCCCGTCCGAGGATCCGACGGACCTCGAGTCCGCACTCCGTGACCTCGCCGCCGGTGCTTTCGACTGGGTGACTCTGACGAGCTCGACCACGGTCGACGTCCTGCATGCCTATCGCGCTGTGATCCCCCATTCGACCCGGGTCGCCGCGGTCGGCGAGACGACCGCCGCGGCTCTGGGCGCGGTGGGATACCGGGTTGATCTGGTGCCCGAGGACGACAACTCCGCGGCCGGAATGGCCGCGCAGCTCATCGCGCTCGAGGAGACCCCGACTCGCGTCCTGACCCTGCGCAGCGAGCTTGCGAAGCCGGTCCTGACCCGTCTCCTCGAGGAGGCGGGGCACGACGTGCGCAGTGTCATCGCGTACCGGACGGTGGGCGTCCCCGTGACCGAGAAGGTGGCGACCGACGTGCGGTCGGGACGTATCAACGCCATCCTCGTCACGAGCGGATCGGTCGCCGAGCAGGTGCACGAGCAGTTCCCCGAGATCCCGGAGTCGACCGTCATCGCGGCGATCGGGCCCCGCACCGCCAAGGATGCGCGTCGCGCTGGGCTCGGCGTGAGCGTCACCGCGAAGGAGCAGACGGTCGCAGGGCTCATCTCCGCCGTCGGCCAGTTCCCCCTTCCCCACGCGATCGACGAGCTCGCGCCTCCGACCGGCTCGTTCCCCCGCATCCAGGGCTGA
- a CDS encoding phage holin family protein, producing MSTPRGFRDRRDESLLGLVGELPELVKNLIVAEINAAKAWATRTGKDAGVVALWFVLALFFLFWTLPAIGAFTIIGLSSWMAPWLASLILVVLGLLLVVIAALLGFLRVRRMKNRENPAKALSTDARIVKEVADEF from the coding sequence ATGAGCACGCCCCGCGGATTCCGGGATCGGCGCGACGAGAGCCTCCTCGGCCTCGTCGGTGAGCTGCCCGAGCTCGTCAAGAACCTGATCGTCGCCGAGATCAACGCGGCGAAGGCGTGGGCGACCCGCACGGGTAAGGATGCCGGCGTCGTCGCGCTGTGGTTTGTCCTCGCGCTCTTCTTCCTCTTCTGGACGCTGCCGGCGATCGGCGCGTTCACCATTATCGGGCTGTCGTCGTGGATGGCGCCGTGGCTGGCATCCCTCATCCTCGTCGTGCTCGGACTGCTGCTCGTCGTCATCGCCGCGCTCCTCGGATTCCTGAGGGTCCGGCGCATGAAGAATCGTGAGAACCCCGCGAAGGCCCTGTCGACCGACGCCCGAATCGTGAAGGAAGTGGCCGATGAGTTCTGA
- a CDS encoding protoporphyrinogen/coproporphyrinogen oxidase, producing the protein MSSDAATDLISQARRARVAVVGGGIAGLVAALQCAKVGISVTLFESSDRLGGIVASADLDGRMTDVAADGFRVAPGALAELIDELGLQDSVVPARDADTWVAGPYGVAPLPAASILGIPANPFDARVTRIIGARGSWRAYVDRLRPPLTIGAERNLGALVRTRMGSRVLDRMVAPLTYGVHGVPPEQVDVDRAARGLNSALTRTGSLSGAVAQQLPDTDADSRPSRATIDGGMSAFVDALAQRLADLEVDVRTGTEAGSLAAAGSGWSVSWNAGDESGDLEVDAVIVATPERPARRLLAPHVGGLDGAPLSPDDVDVVTLVLDDPSLDTRPRGHALYAVPGEAAALAVVHATATWPHAAGDPHVVRVTLPASGEPDAAAIATATAAVRELLGVDAPTVRAAHRARWPRALPSSALSPARDDARRAARTNERLGVVGAWIDGTGLARVAADAKTEAERIRSGLLWHADGEGAST; encoded by the coding sequence ATGAGTTCCGACGCTGCCACCGACTTGATCTCGCAGGCGCGCCGCGCGCGCGTCGCCGTCGTCGGCGGCGGCATCGCCGGTCTCGTCGCGGCGCTGCAGTGCGCCAAGGTCGGCATCTCCGTGACGCTGTTCGAGTCCTCCGACCGGCTCGGCGGGATCGTCGCATCCGCGGACCTCGACGGTCGGATGACGGATGTCGCCGCCGACGGCTTCCGCGTCGCCCCGGGAGCCCTCGCCGAGCTCATCGACGAGCTGGGGCTGCAGGACTCCGTCGTCCCCGCGCGGGATGCCGACACCTGGGTCGCCGGTCCGTACGGCGTCGCACCGCTGCCGGCAGCGTCGATCCTCGGCATCCCGGCCAACCCGTTCGACGCCCGCGTGACCCGGATCATCGGCGCGCGCGGATCGTGGCGCGCGTACGTCGATCGTCTGCGACCGCCGCTGACGATCGGAGCCGAGCGCAACCTCGGCGCCCTCGTCCGCACGCGCATGGGGTCCCGGGTCCTCGATCGGATGGTCGCGCCGTTGACGTACGGCGTCCACGGAGTACCGCCCGAGCAGGTCGACGTCGACCGCGCCGCGCGCGGCCTCAACTCGGCACTCACCCGGACGGGCTCTTTGTCCGGAGCCGTCGCCCAGCAGCTCCCCGACACGGATGCCGATTCCCGTCCCTCCCGCGCGACCATCGACGGCGGCATGTCGGCGTTCGTCGATGCGCTCGCGCAACGTCTGGCCGACCTCGAGGTCGATGTCCGCACCGGTACCGAGGCCGGCTCGCTCGCTGCCGCGGGATCCGGGTGGTCGGTGTCGTGGAACGCCGGCGACGAGAGCGGGGATCTCGAGGTCGATGCCGTGATCGTCGCGACCCCGGAGCGTCCCGCGCGGCGCCTGCTCGCACCCCATGTGGGCGGCCTCGACGGCGCGCCCCTCTCTCCCGACGACGTCGACGTCGTGACCCTCGTGCTCGACGATCCTTCCCTCGATACCCGGCCGCGAGGTCATGCGCTCTACGCCGTACCGGGCGAGGCCGCAGCCCTCGCGGTCGTGCACGCGACCGCGACCTGGCCGCACGCGGCCGGCGACCCGCACGTCGTGCGGGTGACGCTCCCCGCGAGCGGGGAGCCGGATGCCGCCGCGATCGCCACAGCGACGGCGGCGGTGCGCGAGCTCCTCGGCGTCGACGCTCCCACCGTTCGCGCCGCGCATCGAGCGCGGTGGCCCCGCGCCCTGCCCTCCTCGGCGCTGTCGCCGGCGCGCGACGATGCGCGCCGCGCCGCCCGGACGAACGAGCGTCTGGGTGTCGTCGGCGCCTGGATCGACGGCACCGGCCTCGCGAGGGTCGCGGCCGACGCGAAGACCGAGGCGGAACGCATCCGATCGGGGCTGCTGTGGCATGCCGACGGCGAGGGTGCCTCGACCTGA
- a CDS encoding HhH-GPD-type base excision DNA repair protein translates to MALHITGDEAADALLTDEPLALLIGMLLDQQIAMETAFAGPLKIRERTGGLDAAQIAAAGPEEFAASFSQTPAVHRFPGSMAGRVQALCQTLVDDWGGDAAALWTQGEPDGRTVLKRLKALPGFGDQKARIFLALLGKQYGYTGEGWREAAGAYGDEGSFRSVADIVSPESLAKVREHKRAAKAAAKAEKG, encoded by the coding sequence ATGGCCCTTCACATCACCGGCGACGAGGCCGCCGACGCGCTCCTCACCGACGAACCGCTCGCCCTGCTGATCGGGATGCTGCTCGATCAGCAGATCGCGATGGAGACCGCTTTCGCCGGTCCGCTGAAGATCCGCGAGCGGACGGGCGGTCTGGACGCCGCGCAGATCGCGGCCGCCGGCCCCGAGGAGTTCGCCGCCTCGTTCAGCCAGACCCCCGCCGTCCACCGCTTCCCCGGCTCCATGGCCGGACGCGTGCAGGCTCTCTGCCAGACCCTGGTCGACGACTGGGGCGGGGACGCCGCCGCGCTGTGGACCCAGGGCGAGCCCGACGGCCGCACGGTCCTGAAGCGTCTGAAGGCGCTCCCGGGGTTCGGCGACCAGAAGGCGCGCATCTTCCTCGCGCTCCTCGGCAAGCAGTACGGATACACGGGTGAGGGCTGGCGAGAGGCCGCCGGCGCCTACGGCGACGAGGGTTCGTTCCGCTCGGTCGCCGACATCGTCTCGCCCGAATCCCTCGCGAAGGTGCGCGAGCACAAGCGGGCTGCGAAGGCGGCGGCGAAGGCCGAGAAGGGCTGA